The sequence GCCCTTCTCGTCGCGGAAGGTGCGCAGCTTCGGCTTCAGCGACGCGAGCACGTCCTTCAGTCCCTTGAGGCCCGTCCAAGCCTGCACGTCCGCCACGGAGGCGGGGCCGAAGGCGGACAGGTAGCGCAACACGAGCGTGTCCAGCGCGGGGCCCCGGCCCAGCGGCTCTCCGAGCCAGGACTCCGCGAGCGCGAAGTCCGTGGCGGGCGGGAAGCCCCACTCCGCATCCGTGGGCACCTGCACGAGCGGCAGGTACATCCGCACGAGGAAGCCCATGGCCCGCTCGTCCGCCTTCGGGTGGAGCTCCAGCAGGTGGTCGCGCACCTCCTCGAACGTACGCGGCTCCTCCTCGATGTACTCACGCGCGGCGGCCACCAGGGGCTCGATGTCCAGGCCCTTCGCGCGCTCGCGCAGCACCGAGTGCACGGAGGCCTCCAGCAGCGAAGTGAAGGCGGCGCGCAGCGCGAGGTAGTCCTTCGCGCTCGCGAGGTGCAGCGTGCCGCGCATCAACGTGGCGCGGACGACGTCACGCTTGAGAAGCAGCCGCGTGAGGTCCTCGCGCTGGAAGCCCTCCACGCGAGACCAGAGCCCGACGAAGGGTGGCCTCGCCTGCTGGGCCTGGAGCGCCACCAGTCGCTCCACCGCGCGCAGGACGGGAAGCTTCTCCCGCTCCAGCAGCAACTGGCGCGCGAGCGTGGCGCGGTTGAGCTCCCGGGTTGTCAACGTCTCAGCGGCAGTCACGGCGGGCATGGAGCCGCGTGTGTACCATGCGCGGCATGGACGACACCTCGCTGGACTCGCTCGTCACTCCCGCCGCCCTCGTGGACCTGGACCGCGTGGAGGCCAACCTCCTGCGCGTGAGCGCGTATGCGCGCGAGCACGGCCTGCGCTGGCGGCCCCACACGAAGACCCACAAGACGGTGGAGCTCGCCGCGCTGCAGCTCCAGGCTGGCGCGGCGGGTGTCACGGTGGCCACGCCGCGTGAGGCGGAGGTCATGTCCACCGTCGCGGATGACGTGCTGCTGGCCTACCCGCCCGTGGGCACGGGCCGGCTCACGCGCCTCATGGCCCTGCCCCACCGCGTGCGGCTCACCGTGGCGCTCGACTCGCGCGAGGCGCTGGAGGGACTGGGCCGCGCGGCCACCGGAGCGGGCCGCACCGTGGGCGTGCTGGTGGAGGTGGACCTGGGCATGCGCCGCGTGGGCGTGCAGTCTCCCGAAGATGCGGTGACTCTCGCGCGCGCCGTGGCGTCCACGCGCGGTGTGGAGTACCGCGGCATCCTTTTCTACCCGGGCCACGTGCGCTCACCGCTGGCCGAGCAGGACGCCGCGCTGCGTGAGCAGTCCGCGCGACTGGGCGCTCTCGTGGAGGCGCTGGACGGCGCGGGCCTGAAGCCGGGCACCGTGAGCGGCGGCTCCACGCCCACGCTGTGGCGCTCGCACGAGGTGGCCGGCCTCACGGAGATTCGCCCGGGCATCAACGTGCTCA comes from Pyxidicoccus parkwaysis and encodes:
- a CDS encoding winged helix DNA-binding domain-containing protein, which translates into the protein MPAVTAAETLTTRELNRATLARQLLLEREKLPVLRAVERLVALQAQQARPPFVGLWSRVEGFQREDLTRLLLKRDVVRATLMRGTLHLASAKDYLALRAAFTSLLEASVHSVLRERAKGLDIEPLVAAAREYIEEEPRTFEEVRDHLLELHPKADERAMGFLVRMYLPLVQVPTDAEWGFPPATDFALAESWLGEPLGRGPALDTLVLRYLSAFGPASVADVQAWTGLKGLKDVLASLKPKLRTFRDEKGRELFDLPKAPRPPEDTPAPARFLPDFDSLVLGHDDRARLVADAHRPRLITKNLRIPATFLVDGFVMGTWKVERKKATAALVVEPFEPLTKKTRDALAGEGEGLLRFVEPEARAFEVRFA
- a CDS encoding D-TA family PLP-dependent enzyme, translating into MRGMDDTSLDSLVTPAALVDLDRVEANLLRVSAYAREHGLRWRPHTKTHKTVELAALQLQAGAAGVTVATPREAEVMSTVADDVLLAYPPVGTGRLTRLMALPHRVRLTVALDSREALEGLGRAATGAGRTVGVLVEVDLGMRRVGVQSPEDAVTLARAVASTRGVEYRGILFYPGHVRSPLAEQDAALREQSARLGALVEALDGAGLKPGTVSGGSTPTLWRSHEVAGLTEIRPGINVLNDRNSASVGACAWSECAYSVLATVVSTAVPGQAVIDAGSKALAKEEGFAPEGGYGALLDRPEVLVRGLSEEHGLLDLSATAWRPRVGERVRVVPNHVCTSVNLHERLHVLRGGARHATWAVAARGW